Proteins from a single region of Trichomycterus rosablanca isolate fTriRos1 chromosome 16, fTriRos1.hap1, whole genome shotgun sequence:
- the LOC134330644 gene encoding potassium channel subfamily K member 4, whose amino-acid sequence MRCSTLLGILTGVLLYLVMGAVVFKLLETPHEEGQHIRLQDTRRDFLFNYTCISPEILQELIEKVADAIGAGIDPKNNDSFTSSWDLASAFFFSGTIITTIGYGNIAPKTDWGKLFCICYALVGIPMFGFLLAGVGDHLGTGLRKAVAKIEMLFLRWKVSTTIVRIISALFSILLGLVLFVFVPTLIFQEIEKWSLLESAYFVVITLTTVGFGDYVAGDGGAEGTEHWYKPLVWFWILLGLAYFASILTMIGNWLRVLSRKTRAEMEGLRAHATDWTQNIQNMSVDFRIAGKLDDPFKRHRRRRRRGPRSHGTNQSVSGTAGPRDSRRKDNGCSDSQSESGSYSSYTTTSNESDFESESQSSESTQTERVPDIVEGKGKTDPSVSQPLDYFGENLAFIDESSDAVSGKLHLDPLLDRPEFKTNRAKRRHHRRRKTPKSSPTKHSEPNGDIMPPDNPPPPPPPNP is encoded by the exons ATGCGCTGCTCCACGCTCCTGGGCATCCTAACCGGCGTGCTGCTCTACCTGGTAATGGGGGCAGTGGTGTTTAAGCTGCTGGAGACCCCACACGAGGAGGGCCAACACATCAGGCTGCAGGATACCCGCCGAGACTTCCTTTTTAACTACACCTGTATCAGCCCAGAGATTCTGCAAGAACTCATAGAG AAGGTTGCAGATGCCATTGGGGCAGGAATTGACCCAAAGAATAATGACTCGTTTACCAGCAGCTGGGACCTTGCCAGCGCTTTCTTCTTCTCAGGCACTATCATCACTACGATCG GTTATGGAAACATTGCACCAAAGACAGATTGGGGCAAACTGTTCTGTATCTGCTACGCTCTGGTGGGCATCCCTATGTTTGGGTTTCTGCTAGCCGGAGTTGGAGACCATTTGGGTACTGGGCTGAGGAAAGCTGTTGCTAAGATAGAAATGCTTTTCCTG aggtggaaagtgaGCACCACTATTGTGCGAATCATCTCTGCTTTATTCTCCATCTTGCTGGGTTTGGTACTCTTCGTTTTTGTGCCCACACTGATCTTCCAAGAGATAGAGAAGTGGTCTTTGCTGGAATCTGCCTACTTTGTGGTCATCACCCTCACCACCGTGGGCTTTGGGGACTATGTTGCAG GCGATGGTGGGGCTGAAGGCACAGAGCACTGGTACAAGCCCCTGGTGTGGTTCTGGATCCTACTCGGCTTGGCTTACTTTGCCTCCATCCTCACCATGATTGGAAACTGGCTACGAGTCCTGTCCAGAAAAACCCGAGCTGAG ATGGAAGGTCTGAGAGCACATGCCACTGACTGGACCCAAAACATTCAGAACATGTCTGTTGACTTCCGCATTGCAGGCAAACTAGATGATCCATTTAAGCGCCACCGACGAAGGCGTCGACGTGGCCCCCGTAGCCATGGAACCAACCAGAGCGTCTCTGGCACTGCTGGCCCAAGAGACAGCAGGAGAAAGGACAACGGCTGTTCTGACAGTCAGTCTGAATCTGGATCCTACTCCTCTTACACAACTACCTCCAATGAGTCAGACTTTGAATCAGAGTCTCAGAGCTCAGAGTCAACCCAGACGGAGCGGGTGCCAGATATAGTGGAGGGTAAAGGAAAAACAGACCCCTCAGTCTCACAACCCTTGGATTACTTTGGAGAAAATCTAGCTTTTATTGATGAATCTTCAGATGCTGTTAGTGGAAAACTTCACCTGGACCCACTCCTGGATAGACCCGAATTCAAGACAAACAGGGCTAAGAGGAGACATCACAGGAGAAGGAAAACACCAAAAAGTAGCCCTACCAAGCACAGTGAGCCTAACGGAGACATTATGCCCCCTGATAACCCCCCTCCTCCTCCACCGCCAAATCCTTAA